The DNA region CCAATATCCAGTGAAGCGGGGAGGAAATCGTGAGTAACGTCCCTATCCCCTCTTCCCTTTTTTGTGATCCGAACGTTTGGTAGGAAGCTAGAAAGTCTCTGAAGGGCAACCCGTTCACTGCCAATCTAAAATCTAGAATCTAAAATGGTCTAACCTGCTATGCAACCACCAATTCCTGCCGGCACCATCCTACAAAACCGTTACCGCCTGCTCAGTATTTTGGGTCAGGGAGGGTTTGGGCGCACATACTTGGTTGAAGATACCAATCGGTTTGACGAACGTTGCGCCCTTAAAGAATTTATCCCCATTCAGACGGGTGCCTATGCGGTGGAAAAGTCGCAAGAGTTATTCCAAAGAGAAGCCGTCACCCTCTATCAAATTCAGCATCCCCAAATTCCTCAGTTCCGAGCGACGTTTGAGCAGAATGGTCGGCTGTTTTTGGTGCAAGATTACGTGGAAGGGAACACCTATCGCACCCTGCTCAACGAACGAAAAGCAGCCGGGAACACATTTTCCGAAACCGAAGTGTTGCAGTTGCTGTGGCAGTTGTTGCCGGTGTTGGAGTATATCCACACTCAGGGCATCATTCACCGCGATATTTCCCCAGATAATATTATTAAGCGAGAGGCCGATGGGGTGCCGGTGTTGATAGACTTTGGCGTGGTTAAAGAACTGGCCACCCGTGTCCTCTCCCCTGAGACAACGCCGCCGGCAACCACCGTTGGGAAAATGGGCTATGCGCCCAGCGAACAAATCCAAACAGGCCGTGCCTATCCGAGCAGTGATTTCTATGCTTTAGCCGTGAGTGCCCTTGTCTTGCTCACGGGTCGAGAACCTTTAGAATTATTTGATGACGTGCAGCTGACTTGGAATTGGCAGCAGTGGGCGTCAGTGAATCCCGATTTCTGTGCAGTCTTAAATCGGATGTTAAGTTATAGACCCGGAGATCGCTACTTGAGCGCAACCGAACTTGCTCAGGCGCTCAAGCCTCTAGTCACTCCACCCCCCATTCCTGCCATCCCAGCGATCCCCCAGCCGCCCATTCCCGCCCCTCAACCTCCTCATCCCAGTCTTTCCGAGGTGCAAACGGTAGCGGTTGGACGCCGGCTTGACCCAAATAGCCCTGCTGCTGCCCCTAGCCCGAACCGAATCAATCCGATCATTGAGCCACCACAAGAAACGTCTATTTGGGATAACCCTCTGGCGGTCACAGCCATTGGTGCCGGCCTGGTACTGATCACCGGCTTTGGATCTTGGGCGCTGGTGAGTTCTGTGGGAAATCGGCAGCCGGTTCAACCCTCCCCAACCGCAACCGTTGCCGTTCCCCCCACCCAGGCACCGACAGCTCCACTGCGACCCAATCCCAGTCCGACTCCAACGCCCAAACCAATCCCCATCAAGCGTTTACAAGTCCCCCTCGGCACAACTAAAGCTGCCGGTGGCAGCCTGAAAGGTGATGAAACGATTAACTATGTGGTTCAGGGACAGCCAGGACTGCAATTAACCGCTTACTTGCTGAGCAAAGATGTTTTTATGACCCTGTTCGGGCCAAACGGAAAACCTCTGGCTGAACCGTCGCGACGGGTATCTGTGTGGCAGGGTATTTTACCGGCTGCGGGCGAGTACAGCATTCAACTTAAACCTGTGCCCGGAAAGTCCAAAACTGACTACCAGCTAGAGGTAACTTTGGAGCAGCCGGTGCAACCTACACCTACACCCGAACCGACTCCGATTCCCACACCCACTCCGATTCCCACACCCACTCCGATTCCCACACTCGAACCGGAACCTACGCCTATCCCAACGTTCACCCCCGAACCCATTCCCACACCGACTCCCACCCCAACATTCACGCCGGCTCCAACTCCCACACCTACGCCTATCCCGACGTTCACCCCCGAACCAACTCCCACACCGGAACCGACTCCCATTCCCACACCCGAACCGACTCCAACTCCCACACCCGAACCCACACCAACTCCCACTCTAGAACCGACTCCCACGCCGGCACCTGTCATATCGCCTACTCTAGAACCACCACAACCCACAATTCCACCCTTGGACGGAGAACCTCTTAGCTTTCAGACTTTGGACGGAGAACCCCTTAGCTTTCAAACTGGTGAAACCCAAACTCAAATTTCTGGTCGCACCAGCCCCCAGTTACTCAAGCGCTATTTAGTGCGTGCTGCCAAAGGACAAGTGATTGCGGTTGAACCCGTCACCGGAGATGTGACGTTCAATATTCGCTATCCAGACGGTGAGCCGGTGGAAGACGCATCTGGCCTTTTGTCCTGGCAGGCTCAACTGCCCACTGCCGGTGATTATCAAATTGAGGTAATTGCACCCCAGGAAACTGCCTTTACGCTCAATGTCAGCCTTCGCAATTAGGGCAGCGAGGGTTTGGACTTTTAAGATTTTTGCCAGAGGTGGATTTTAAGCTGATACTCCTCTAACTTGTGTTGTTGGCGAAGCGATCCTCATCAGTAAAGTCCT from Microcoleus sp. FACHB-68 includes:
- a CDS encoding serine/threonine-protein kinase, which gives rise to MQPPIPAGTILQNRYRLLSILGQGGFGRTYLVEDTNRFDERCALKEFIPIQTGAYAVEKSQELFQREAVTLYQIQHPQIPQFRATFEQNGRLFLVQDYVEGNTYRTLLNERKAAGNTFSETEVLQLLWQLLPVLEYIHTQGIIHRDISPDNIIKREADGVPVLIDFGVVKELATRVLSPETTPPATTVGKMGYAPSEQIQTGRAYPSSDFYALAVSALVLLTGREPLELFDDVQLTWNWQQWASVNPDFCAVLNRMLSYRPGDRYLSATELAQALKPLVTPPPIPAIPAIPQPPIPAPQPPHPSLSEVQTVAVGRRLDPNSPAAAPSPNRINPIIEPPQETSIWDNPLAVTAIGAGLVLITGFGSWALVSSVGNRQPVQPSPTATVAVPPTQAPTAPLRPNPSPTPTPKPIPIKRLQVPLGTTKAAGGSLKGDETINYVVQGQPGLQLTAYLLSKDVFMTLFGPNGKPLAEPSRRVSVWQGILPAAGEYSIQLKPVPGKSKTDYQLEVTLEQPVQPTPTPEPTPIPTPTPIPTPTPIPTLEPEPTPIPTFTPEPIPTPTPTPTFTPAPTPTPTPIPTFTPEPTPTPEPTPIPTPEPTPTPTPEPTPTPTLEPTPTPAPVISPTLEPPQPTIPPLDGEPLSFQTLDGEPLSFQTGETQTQISGRTSPQLLKRYLVRAAKGQVIAVEPVTGDVTFNIRYPDGEPVEDASGLLSWQAQLPTAGDYQIEVIAPQETAFTLNVSLRN